CCGCGCTGGCTTCGCCTTCCATGGCCGCGTCAAGGCGCTGGCCGAGGCGGCCCGCGAAGGCGGCCTGCAGTTCTAAGCGCACGACCTCAAGGAATCTGAAATGGCAAAGTTTCAACCGAAAGTGGCCGACGAAGGTCGCGACGACGGTCTGCGCGAGAAGATGATCGCGGTGAACCGCGTCACCAAGGTGGTGAAGGGCGGCCGTATCCTCGGTTTCGCTGCACTGACCGTGGTGGGTGATGGCGACGGCCGCATCGGCATGGGCAAGGGCAAGGCGCGTGAAGTGCCGGTCGCTGTCCAGAAGGCGATGGAGCAGGCCCGCCGCAACATGATCAAGGTGAGCCTGAAGAACGGCACGCTGCACCACAAGGTGAACGGCGAGCACGGCGCGGCCCGCGTGCTGATGGCACCGGCTCCCGCCGGTGCCGGCATCATCGCAGGCGGCCCGATGCGTGCTGTCTTCGAAGTCATGGGCGTGACCGACATCGTGGCCAAGAGCCATGGTTCGACCAACCCTTACAACATGGTGCGCGCGACGCTGGATGCGCTGACCAACTCGACGACGCCTGCCGAAATCGCTGCAAAGCGCGGCAAGACGGTCGAAGAGCTCTTCAGCTGAGCACCGGGAGCAAGTCATGGTTGATTTGAAGAAAACCCTGAAGATCAAGCTGGTTCGCAGCCCGATCGGCACCCGTGCCGACCACCGCGCCACCGTGCGTGGTCTGGGCCTGCGCCGCCTGAACAGCGAGTCCGTGCTGGAAGACACCCCTGCGGTGCGCGGCATGATCAACAAGGTGAGCTACCTGGTTCAGGTGCTCTGAAGCGGCTGAGGACAAGATGCAACTCAATACCATCAAGCCGGCAGCTGGCGCCAAGCACGCCAAGCGTCGCGTGGGTCGCGGTATCGGTTCCGGCCTCGGCAAGACGGCAGGTCGTGGCCACAAGGGCCAGAAGTCGCGTGCCGGTGGCTACCACAAGGTGGGCTTCGAAGGCGGCCAGATGCCGCTGCAACGCCGCCTGCCCAAGCGTGGCTTCAAGTCGCAGTCGCTGAAGTTCAACGCCGAAATCCGCCTGACGGACCTCGAGCGCCTGGACGCCGCGGAAGTCGACCTGTTGGCGCTGAAGCAAGCGGGCCTGGTTCCCGAACTGGCCAAGAACGTCAAGGTGATCGCAGCCGGTCAACTGACGAAGAAGGTCGTTCTGAAGGGGATCGGCGCGACGGCAGGTGCCAAGGCAGCCATCGAGGCGGCCGGCGGTTCCCTGGCCGAGTGACGGCAGGCAACAGGCTCTAGGACAAGCAAGCAGTGGCAACCAACGCAACCCAGCTGGCCAAGACGGGGAAGTTCGGCGACCTGCGTCGCCGTCTCGTGTTCCTGGTCATGGCGCTCGTGGTGTACCGGATCGGTGCCCACATCCCTGTGCCGGGCATCAACCCGGAGCAGCTGCAGCAGCTCTTCCAGGGGCAGGCCGGCGGCATCCTGAGCCTGTTCAACATGTTCTCCGGCGGCGCGCTGTCGCGCTTCACGGTGTTCGCGCTGGGCATCATGCCGTACATCTCTGCATCGATCATCATGCAGCTGATGGGCTATGTGCTGCCTTCGCTCGAGCAGCTGAAGAAGGAAGGCGAGGCGGGCCGGCGCAAGATCACGCAGTACACGCGCTATGGCACCTTGGGCCTGGCCCTGTTCCAGTCGCTGTCCATCGCGATCGCGCTGGAAAGCTCGCAGGGCCTGGTGATCAGCCCGGGCTTTGGTTTCCGCATGAGCGCGGTGATCAGCCTGACGGCCGGCACCATGTTCCTGATGTGGCTGGGCGAGCAGATCACGGAGCGGGGTCTGGGCAACGGTATCTCGATCCTGATCTTCGGCGGGATCGCGGCCGGCCTGCCGGGTGCGATCGGCGGCTTCTTCGAGCTGGTGCGTACCGGTGCGATGAGCGTCGTGGCAGCGCTGGTGATCATTGCGCTGGTGGGTCTGGTGACCTACTTCGTGGTGTTCGTCGAGCGGGGGCAGCGCAAGATCCTGGTCAACTATGCCAAGCGCCAGGTCGGCAACAAGGTCTATGGCGGCCAATCGTCGCACCTGCCCTTGAAGCTGAACATGGCCGGCGTGATTCCGCCGATCTTTGCGTCGTCGATCATCCTGCTGCCGGCGACCGTGGTGAGCTGGTTCAGCACCGGTGACAGCCTGCGCTGGCTGAAGAACATTGCCGATGCATTGCACCCCGGCCAGCCGGTGTACGTGATGCTGTATGCGGCCGCGATCGTCTTCTTCTGTTTCTTCTATACCGCGCTGGTGTTCAACAGCCGCGAGACGGCAGACAACCTGAAGAAGAGCGGTGCGTTCATCCCGGGTATCCGCCCGGGGGACCAGACGGCTCGCTACATCGATCGCATCCTGGCGCGTCTGACGCTGGCCGGTGCGATCTACATCACGGCGGTGTGCTTGCTGCCGGAGTTCCTCATCCTGAAGTACAACGTACCGTTCTACTTCGGTGGGACCTCTCTGTTGATCATCGTGGTGGTGACCATGGACTTCTGGGCTCAGGTGCAGTCGTACGTGATGTCCCAGCAGTACGAGTCGCTGCTGAAGAAGGCAAATTTCAAGGCTGGCTGAGGCCGGCTCCAACGCGAAACGGACGAACGACGCATGGCGAAAGACGACGTCATTCAGATGCAGGGCGAGATTCTAGAGAACTTGCCCAATGCAACGTTTCGCGTGAAGTTGGAAAACGGGCATGTCGTGCTCGGTCATATCTCCGGAAAGATGCGCATGCACTACATCCGCATCCTTCCCGGCGACAAAGTGACCGTCGAACTGACGCCCTACGATTTGAGTCGAGCTCGCATCGTGTTCCGGGCGAAGTGAGCAACCCTTCCTACCCGGAATTTCTAGAGCGTTCATCAGGCCCGCAGGTCGGTGTAGCGAGCAACACAACAGGTCAAGGAGAAGACCATGAAAGTTTCGGCATCCGTCAAAAAGATCTGCCGCAATTGCAAGATCATCCGTCGCAATGGCGTGGTTCGCGTGATTTGCACCGACCCGCGTCACAAGCAACGCCAGGGCTGATCGGCTAGTCCGATCGATCTGATGAACGCGAATTAGAGGACCCCATGGCACGTATTGCTGGTATCAACATTCCGCCCCAGAAGCACGCGGAAATCGGTCTGACCTCGATCTACGGGATCGGTCGCACCACGGCGCAGAAGATCTGTGACGCTTGCGGCATCGAGCGCAGCAAGAAGATCAAGGACCTGACCGACGCCGATCTGGAAAAGATCCGTGAAGAAGTCGGCCGCCTGACCATCGAAGGCGACCTTCGTCGTGAAACGACGATGAACATCAAGCGCCTGATGGACCTCGGTTGCTACCGCGGTTTCCGTCATCGCCGCGGCCTGCCGATGCGCGGCCAGCGCACGCGCACGAACGCCCGCACCCGCAAGGGTCCGCGCAAGTCCGGCG
This genomic stretch from Eleftheria terrae harbors:
- the rpmJ gene encoding 50S ribosomal protein L36; this encodes MKVSASVKKICRNCKIIRRNGVVRVICTDPRHKQRQG
- the rpsE gene encoding 30S ribosomal protein S5: MAKFQPKVADEGRDDGLREKMIAVNRVTKVVKGGRILGFAALTVVGDGDGRIGMGKGKAREVPVAVQKAMEQARRNMIKVSLKNGTLHHKVNGEHGAARVLMAPAPAGAGIIAGGPMRAVFEVMGVTDIVAKSHGSTNPYNMVRATLDALTNSTTPAEIAAKRGKTVEELFS
- the infA gene encoding translation initiation factor IF-1, with the translated sequence MAKDDVIQMQGEILENLPNATFRVKLENGHVVLGHISGKMRMHYIRILPGDKVTVELTPYDLSRARIVFRAK
- the rpsM gene encoding 30S ribosomal protein S13 produces the protein MARIAGINIPPQKHAEIGLTSIYGIGRTTAQKICDACGIERSKKIKDLTDADLEKIREEVGRLTIEGDLRRETTMNIKRLMDLGCYRGFRHRRGLPMRGQRTRTNARTRKGPRKSGVAQKK
- the rplO gene encoding 50S ribosomal protein L15 — translated: MQLNTIKPAAGAKHAKRRVGRGIGSGLGKTAGRGHKGQKSRAGGYHKVGFEGGQMPLQRRLPKRGFKSQSLKFNAEIRLTDLERLDAAEVDLLALKQAGLVPELAKNVKVIAAGQLTKKVVLKGIGATAGAKAAIEAAGGSLAE
- the secY gene encoding preprotein translocase subunit SecY, with the translated sequence MATNATQLAKTGKFGDLRRRLVFLVMALVVYRIGAHIPVPGINPEQLQQLFQGQAGGILSLFNMFSGGALSRFTVFALGIMPYISASIIMQLMGYVLPSLEQLKKEGEAGRRKITQYTRYGTLGLALFQSLSIAIALESSQGLVISPGFGFRMSAVISLTAGTMFLMWLGEQITERGLGNGISILIFGGIAAGLPGAIGGFFELVRTGAMSVVAALVIIALVGLVTYFVVFVERGQRKILVNYAKRQVGNKVYGGQSSHLPLKLNMAGVIPPIFASSIILLPATVVSWFSTGDSLRWLKNIADALHPGQPVYVMLYAAAIVFFCFFYTALVFNSRETADNLKKSGAFIPGIRPGDQTARYIDRILARLTLAGAIYITAVCLLPEFLILKYNVPFYFGGTSLLIIVVVTMDFWAQVQSYVMSQQYESLLKKANFKAG
- the rpmD gene encoding 50S ribosomal protein L30 produces the protein MVDLKKTLKIKLVRSPIGTRADHRATVRGLGLRRLNSESVLEDTPAVRGMINKVSYLVQVL